The Corynebacterium halotolerans YIM 70093 = DSM 44683 region ACAACACCTTCGGCTTCTTCGCCCCCCAGCAGGACTACGCGGCCGCCCGCCGGCCGGGTGGCGCGGTCTCGGAGTTCAAGGGCATGGTGCGTGCCTACCACGAGGCCGGCATGGAGGTCATCCTCGACGTGGTCTACAACCACACCGCCGAGGGCAACCACCTGGGGCCGACGATCGCCTTCCGCGGCATCGACAACGAGTCCTACTACCGTCTCGTGGACGACGATCCGTACCACTACATGGACTACACCGGCACCGGCAACTCCCTGAACGTGCGGGACCCGCACTCGCTGCAGCTGATCATGGACTCGCTGCGCTACTGGGTCACGGAGATGCACGTCGACGGCTTCCGTTTCGACCTGGCCTCCACCCTGGCCCGCGAGTTCAACGACGTCGACCGGCTGGCCACCTTCTTCGACCTGGTCCAGCAGGATCCGGTGGTCTCCCAGGTCAAGCTGATCGCCGAGCCGTGGGACGTCGGCGAGGACGGCTACCAGGTGGGCAACTTCCCGCCACTGTGGACCGAATGGAACGGAAAATACCGCGACACCGTGCGTGACTTCTGGCGCGGTGAGCCCGCCACCCTCGGCGAGTTCGCCTCCCGGCTGACCGGCTCCTCGGACCTCTACGCGAACAACGGCCGCCGCCCCACCGCCTCGATCAACTTCATCACGGCCCACGACGGCTTCACCCTCAATGACCTGGTCAGCTACAACGAGAAGCACAACGAGGCCAACGGTGAGGACAACAACGACGGTGAGAGCCACAACCGCTCGTGGAACCACGGCGAGGAGGGTCCGACCGACAACACGGACATCATCTCGCTGCGGGCCCAGCAGCGCCGCAACTTCCTGACCACCCTCCTGCTCAGCCAGGGCACGCCGATGATCTCGCACGGTGACGAGATCGCGCGCACCCAGAACGGCAACAACAACGTCTACTGCCAGGACAACGAGCTGGCGTGGATGGACTGGGATCTGCTGCAGGAGAACTCGGCCCTGCACGCCTTCACCAGGCGGCTGATCAACATCCGCTCCCGCCACCCCGTCTTCCGCCGCCGCCGCTTCCTCGCCGGCGGTCCGCTGGGTTCCGACGTCCGTGACCGTGACATCGCCTGGCTGGTGCCCTCGGGCAAGCTGATGACCCAGGACGACTGGGACTTCGCCTTCGGCAAGGCGCTGATGGTCTACCTCAACGGCACCGCGATCGTGGAGCCGGACAAGCGCGGCCAGAAGATCGAGGATGACTCGTTCATCCTCATGTTCAACGCGCACTACGAGGAGATCGAGTTCTCCCTGCCCCCGAAGAGCTTCGGTGTGCGCTGGCAGTTGATCATCGACACCACCGAGGACATCGGCTTCCCGCTGGAGGCCTCCATCATCGAGGCCAAGGGCACGATCACCGTGCCCGCGCGTTCGACGATGGTGCTCAAGCAGATCGAGCCGCCGTCCTACGAGGAGCTGGACGCGGAGATCGCCGCCGCGCAGGGCGACGTCGAGAAGGAGACCGTCAGCTACGACGAGGTCTCCCCGCAGGCGGCCGCCGCCGACACCGAGGATCCCGACACCACTGAAAAGGAGTTGACCGTGTCCACTGACAACCCCACTGACAAGGAATTCCCCGTGTCCACCAACGCCCCCGCCGAGGGGCAGGACCCGCGCGTCGAGAATCCCGGCACGGGGGACGGGGAATTCCCCGTGTCCCCTGACGCCCCCGCTGAAGGTGCGGACGATCCGGCCGTCGTCGAGGACGATCCGGACGAGACGGAGGAGGCGGAGTTGCCGGTGTCCTCCGACACCCCCGCAGAAGGCGAGGAGCCTGCCGCCGACGACGCCGACGACGAGGGCGGGGAGTTGCCCGCGTCCACCGACGCCCCCGCCGAGGGCGAGGACGACGACAGGTAGTCACCGACAAACCGTCACACCGCACGGAGACGGGGCCGGACCGCCGGCTCAGGCCTCCGTGCGGTGTTCGGCGATCCGGGACATGTTCGCCACGGTCCACTCGTACAGGCCGCGGAGGGCGGGCAGTGCGCTGCGCCCCAGGTCCGTGAGGTCGTAGACCACGCGCGGCGGGATTTCGGTGTGGGCGGTGCGGTTGACCAGCCCGTCGACGGTCAGCGTGCGCAGCCGCTGGGAGAGCATCTTCTGGGAGATGCCGTCGACGGTGTGCTCGATCTCCCCGTAACGCAGGGGCCGGTCCTCGAGCGCGAGCAGGATGAGGATGGCCCACTTGTCACCGATCGAATCGAGCAGCCGACGGGACGGGCACGCGCGGCTGAAGGGGTTCCAGTCCTGGGGTGCCGGGTTTCCCCTTCCGGAACCGGTGGTCGTCAAGTCAGTCATGGATGGAACTCTACACCCTTTTCGTTCTTTACTGTACTTTGGTTCGTAACGTTCCTGTTGGAGTGTGAACAATCCAGTCCCGACGAAAGGTACCCACCCATGGCCACCATCACCGTCATCGGCGCCACCGGCATGATCGGCTCCGCCATCGCCGCCGAGGCCGCCGCCCGCGGCCACCACGTCATCGGCGTCTCCCGCTCCGGCGCCCCCTCTGAGGCTGCCGGGGCCATTGAGGGCGTCAAGTACCGGACCGGGGACTTCTCCGACACCGACGCCGTCGTGGAGTTGGCCGGGGAGTCCGACGTCCTGGTCGTCTCCACGGCCTCCGGGCGGACCACCGGCGACTGGGAACCCGTCCGCACCGCCCACCGTGGCCTGATCGCGGCCCGGCCCGGGGTGCGCCTGTTCATTGTCGGCGGTGCCGGCGGACTGCACACCGGGGACGGCACCCGCCTGATCGACGCCGGCGTCATCCCCGAGGAGTACGCCGAGGAGCCGCGCACCTTCGCGCAGGTTCTCGATGACTACCTCGCGGCACCGGAGGATCTCGACTGGGTCATGCTCGCCCCCTCGCCGGTCATCGAGCCGGGCGAGAAGGCCGACTCCTACCGCCTCTCCGACGACACCCCTGCCGGCGAGCGCGTGACCACCGGTACCTTCGCCGCCGCCGCGCTCGACGAGATCGAGACGCCCGCCCACCACCGCGCCCGCTTCACCGTCGCCGACGCCTGACCCGGCTGTCCGACCCTCCGAGTAGGCTTGGACAGCAACCATCCACCGACGAAAGGGAGTTGTCCACGTGATCCCGGCCCACGGTGCCCAGTTGAGCGTCACCGAATCAAACATCCGGATCCAGCGCTCGGGCCTTTCCGCAGCCCTGCTCGGCGAAGCCGAGCCCGGGAAGACCGGCGCCCACGACGTCGAGATCCCGCTGACGGAGGTCACGGGCGTCGACACGCGGTCCCCCACCGCCCTCGACGCCGGCTGGGTGCACCTCGCAGGTACCGGGGTCCGCGTTCCCTTCGCCCCCAACCAGGCCGGACCGGCGGGCGACTTCGCCGCCGACGTGGAGGCCGCCCTGCGCGGTGAGGCCCCGCGCGCCGAGGGGGCGATCCCGGGGCTGAACTTCGTGGGCTTCGACGTCGAGACCGCCAACAGCGACTGGGGTTCGGTCTGCCAGCTCGGCGTCGTCCGCATCGTCGACGGCGTCGAGGTCGCCGCCGAGTCCTGGCTGTGCGCTCCCCCGCCCGGGATCGACTCCTTCCACCCGGGCAACGTCGCCGTCCACGGCATCACCGCCGAGGACGTCGCCGGCCAGCCCACCTTCGCCGATCGACTGCCCCAGCTGCTCGACTTCATCGGCGACCTGCCGTTCGTCGCCCACAACGCCCAGTTCGACGCCACCGCGCTCCACCGGGCCTGCCGCGCCTCCGGCGCCGCGGCGCCGGAACTGCTGTTCGCCTGCTCCCTGACCCTCGCCCGCGGCGAGAACCTGGGCCTGGCCAACCACCGGCTGCCCACCGTGGCCGCGGCCTTCAACGTGCCACTGGACAACCACCACGACGCCACCGAGGACGCCCGCGCGGCCGCGCTGATCACCGTCGAGCTGGCCCGTTCCCTCCGCCACCGCGGCAGCCTCATGGAGCTGTTCCACTCCCGCAGCGTCACCCTCGGCACCATCGACGCCGAACGCGTCTACCCCGTCCTGCGCGACCGCTCCGGGGCGGGTGTCGCCCTGCAGGCCCGCAGGCTGGTCGCCCGACCCGGCACCGGCGCAGCCGGCGCGGACGCCGCCGCCCCGGAGACCGGTACCGGTGCGGACGCCACCCCCGACCCGTGGGCGGGCACGGGACCTCCCACCGACGCCCCGACCGGGCAGGAGGCCGCCCCGGCCTCCTCCTCCCGCGGTGGCGGACGCGGCGGCGGTGGCGGTAACCGCGGGCCCGCCCCCTGGCAGTCGGTGGCCACCCCCGACGTCATTCCGGACCCCAACCCCGACGCGGATCCGGAGGGCGTGCTGTTCGGGCAGAACGTCACCCTCTCCGGCGACTTCGAGCCCTTCGACAAGGGTCAGTTGTGGGCCGGCATCGCCGAACGGGGCGCGACCGTCGGCAAGAACGTCACCAAGAAGACGACGATTCTGGTCGCCGGGACCTGGGCGACGAAGACCTCGAAGCAGAAGCGCGCCGAGGAACTCATCGCCAAGGGCCAGGACATCCGGATCTGGGACTCCGCCCGGCTCTACGAGGTGCTCGACCTCGATCCGGCGGCCGCCGCCGTGGACGACGGTTTCGACGACGAACCCCCTTTCTGACGGGTCCCGGGAACCTTTCGCGCGGTTCCGGGGTCTAGGAAGGTGACGGGGTGAACGCCAGCATCCCGTCACCGTCGCCAGACCGCCGCAGACCGTGAGGAGTCCCGTCGACCATGACCACCGCGACCATCGCCCCGTCCGCCCCGCCCGCTGTGCCTGCGGCGCCTGCTGCACCTACGGTGCCACCGCTGCCTGAGGCACCACCGCTCGAGGCCCGCGGCCTGCTGCCGGCACTGCGGCCGCTGGACTGGGTGGGGGCCCGCGGGCTCAGCGACGACGGTTTCTGCGACTCGGCGGCCTACGTCGCGCTCTCACGGGAGCTGTGCGCCGCACTGTCCTGTCACGGCGCGACGGTGAGCCAGCGCGGCCTGGGCGAGCTCAACCTCTCGGTCCACCGCGCCTGGGACCGCGCGGCGGACAATCTCCTGCACGCCGCGCAGACGGACGAGGGCACGCGCTTCCTCACCCGACCGGCCGCCCACATCCTCGGTGCCGGCGTCCCGGGTCTCCAGATCGCCACACCGGGGGCACCGGCCACCGCCTGGTTGGCCCACCCCCACACCTTCACCGTCCTCGACCGGCACCTGACCCACCTGCTCGGCGAGCCCGTGATCTACCTCGCCCCGGGGCACGAGACCCTACTGGCCCTGCCCGCCACGGCCGCGGATCCGAAGTCCCTGCAACGGTGGGCCCGGCACGCCGTCGACACGCTCGGCGCGGCCTCCCCGGTGTCGGGCTCCCCGTTGGTGTGGCGGCACGGTTTCCCGGCCGTCGTGGGCTGAGCGCGCCTAGGGTGGTAGATGTTCGAGCGGCCCCGCCGTTCGCCGTGTCCCCCACCCTTTCGGATCAAGGAGTCTCATGCGCCGGCCCATCACCGCCACCTACCGCCTCCAGCTGCGCGGACCGCAGGCGGATCCCGCGGGGCGCGCCTTCGGTTTCGCCGAAGCCGCCACCCTGGTCCCCTACCTGCGTCAGCTCGGGGTCAGCCACCTCTACCTGTCCCCGATCCTCACG contains the following coding sequences:
- the glgX gene encoding glycogen debranching protein GlgX; the encoded protein is MTTPSPHSYQVWPGEAYPLGSTYDGAGTNFAIFSDVAEKVELCLIDREDNEVRINLEEVDAHVWHCYLPGVQPGQRYGYRVHGPYDPPNGKRCDPNKLLVDPYARAFDGEFDGDPSLFSYDIFDDEPGGGRNTDDSLGHTMKSVVINPFFDWGSDHAPRIPYHETVIYETHVKGMTATHPDVPSNLRGTYAGLAHPAVISYLQDLGVTTVELMPVHQFLQDDRLRDLGLRNYWGYNTFGFFAPQQDYAAARRPGGAVSEFKGMVRAYHEAGMEVILDVVYNHTAEGNHLGPTIAFRGIDNESYYRLVDDDPYHYMDYTGTGNSLNVRDPHSLQLIMDSLRYWVTEMHVDGFRFDLASTLAREFNDVDRLATFFDLVQQDPVVSQVKLIAEPWDVGEDGYQVGNFPPLWTEWNGKYRDTVRDFWRGEPATLGEFASRLTGSSDLYANNGRRPTASINFITAHDGFTLNDLVSYNEKHNEANGEDNNDGESHNRSWNHGEEGPTDNTDIISLRAQQRRNFLTTLLLSQGTPMISHGDEIARTQNGNNNVYCQDNELAWMDWDLLQENSALHAFTRRLINIRSRHPVFRRRRFLAGGPLGSDVRDRDIAWLVPSGKLMTQDDWDFAFGKALMVYLNGTAIVEPDKRGQKIEDDSFILMFNAHYEEIEFSLPPKSFGVRWQLIIDTTEDIGFPLEASIIEAKGTITVPARSTMVLKQIEPPSYEELDAEIAAAQGDVEKETVSYDEVSPQAAAADTEDPDTTEKELTVSTDNPTDKEFPVSTNAPAEGQDPRVENPGTGDGEFPVSPDAPAEGADDPAVVEDDPDETEEAELPVSSDTPAEGEEPAADDADDEGGELPASTDAPAEGEDDDR
- a CDS encoding winged helix-turn-helix transcriptional regulator; its protein translation is MTDLTTTGSGRGNPAPQDWNPFSRACPSRRLLDSIGDKWAILILLALEDRPLRYGEIEHTVDGISQKMLSQRLRTLTVDGLVNRTAHTEIPPRVVYDLTDLGRSALPALRGLYEWTVANMSRIAEHRTEA
- a CDS encoding NAD(P)-dependent oxidoreductase, with amino-acid sequence MATITVIGATGMIGSAIAAEAAARGHHVIGVSRSGAPSEAAGAIEGVKYRTGDFSDTDAVVELAGESDVLVVSTASGRTTGDWEPVRTAHRGLIAARPGVRLFIVGGAGGLHTGDGTRLIDAGVIPEEYAEEPRTFAQVLDDYLAAPEDLDWVMLAPSPVIEPGEKADSYRLSDDTPAGERVTTGTFAAAALDEIETPAHHRARFTVADA
- a CDS encoding exonuclease domain-containing protein, with amino-acid sequence MIPAHGAQLSVTESNIRIQRSGLSAALLGEAEPGKTGAHDVEIPLTEVTGVDTRSPTALDAGWVHLAGTGVRVPFAPNQAGPAGDFAADVEAALRGEAPRAEGAIPGLNFVGFDVETANSDWGSVCQLGVVRIVDGVEVAAESWLCAPPPGIDSFHPGNVAVHGITAEDVAGQPTFADRLPQLLDFIGDLPFVAHNAQFDATALHRACRASGAAAPELLFACSLTLARGENLGLANHRLPTVAAAFNVPLDNHHDATEDARAAALITVELARSLRHRGSLMELFHSRSVTLGTIDAERVYPVLRDRSGAGVALQARRLVARPGTGAAGADAAAPETGTGADATPDPWAGTGPPTDAPTGQEAAPASSSRGGGRGGGGGNRGPAPWQSVATPDVIPDPNPDADPEGVLFGQNVTLSGDFEPFDKGQLWAGIAERGATVGKNVTKKTTILVAGTWATKTSKQKRAEELIAKGQDIRIWDSARLYEVLDLDPAAAAVDDGFDDEPPF